The proteins below are encoded in one region of Mycobacterium pseudokansasii:
- a CDS encoding copper-translocating P-type ATPase, producing the protein MRVHVGGSGFDEIRAVATEETVATVAGVRAVQAYPRTASVVIWYAAEDCDTAAVLSAIVDAQHIPADLVPVRAPHSAAERNGGVIRTIIGRLLGRPRDVPADHGGCGEVQVASCHASPGADPAAERRTWLRRVWLAWPFGLLSAGLTMMAAPWAGWLAFAVTVPVQFVAGWSILQEAVAQARALSANMDTLIALGTLTAFGYSTYELFAGGPLFFDTSALIIAFVVLGRYLEARARGKASEAISKLLAMGAKEARLLIDGEEQLVPVDQVQVGDLVRVRPGEKIPVDGIVVDGRAAVDESMLTGESVPVEKSVGDRVAGATVNVDGLLTVRAVAVGADTALAQIVRLVEQAQGGKAPVQRLADRVSGVFVPAVVGIAAATFAGWTLLAANPVAGMTAAIAVLIIACPCALGLATPTAIMVGTGRGADLGILVKGGEVLEASQKIDTVVFDKTGTLTRAQMRLTDVVADESAHRELVLQLAAAVESGSEHPIGAAIVAGARERALPIPAATEFANLAGHGVRADVDGKPVLVGRHKLVVEHDLQLSDRLAAAAAELEEQGRTAVFVGRGDRVVGVVAVADTVKDDAAEVVRQLHAMGLQVAMITGDNTRTAAAIAAQVGIDRVLAEVLPQDKVTEVRRLQDEGRVVAMVGDGVNDAPALAQADLGIAIGTGTDVAIEASDITLMSGRLDGVVLAIQLSRRTLRTIYQNLGFAFGYNTAAIPLAALGMLNPVVAGAAMGLSSVSVVTNSLRLRRFDRLPAAPKEIPARLNPPDDPPPG; encoded by the coding sequence ATGCGGGTTCACGTCGGCGGCTCCGGTTTCGACGAGATTCGAGCCGTCGCGACCGAAGAGACCGTCGCCACGGTGGCCGGCGTCCGGGCCGTTCAGGCATATCCGCGAACCGCGTCGGTGGTGATCTGGTACGCGGCCGAAGACTGCGATACCGCGGCGGTGCTGTCGGCAATCGTTGACGCCCAACATATTCCGGCAGATTTGGTGCCCGTGCGGGCTCCGCATTCGGCTGCTGAGCGCAACGGTGGTGTGATACGCACGATCATCGGCCGGCTGCTGGGCCGCCCGCGCGACGTCCCCGCGGATCACGGCGGATGCGGCGAGGTGCAGGTCGCCTCGTGCCATGCCTCGCCGGGCGCGGATCCCGCGGCCGAACGGCGGACGTGGTTGCGCCGGGTCTGGCTGGCCTGGCCGTTTGGGTTGCTGTCGGCCGGGTTGACGATGATGGCGGCCCCGTGGGCGGGGTGGTTGGCGTTTGCCGTCACGGTGCCGGTGCAATTCGTGGCCGGCTGGTCGATTCTCCAGGAGGCCGTTGCGCAGGCCCGGGCGTTGAGCGCCAACATGGACACGCTGATCGCACTGGGCACGCTGACTGCGTTCGGCTACTCCACCTATGAGCTATTCGCCGGTGGCCCACTGTTTTTCGACACCTCGGCGTTGATCATCGCGTTCGTGGTGCTGGGCCGCTACCTGGAGGCCAGGGCCAGGGGCAAGGCGTCGGAGGCGATCAGCAAGCTGCTTGCCATGGGCGCCAAGGAAGCCCGGCTGCTCATCGACGGCGAGGAGCAGCTCGTCCCGGTCGACCAGGTGCAAGTCGGCGACCTGGTGCGGGTACGACCCGGGGAGAAGATTCCCGTCGACGGCATCGTCGTCGACGGACGCGCCGCCGTCGACGAGTCGATGCTGACCGGCGAATCGGTTCCGGTCGAGAAGAGCGTGGGTGACCGTGTCGCCGGGGCGACGGTCAACGTCGATGGGTTGCTGACCGTGCGCGCCGTCGCGGTCGGGGCCGACACCGCGCTGGCGCAGATTGTGCGCCTGGTCGAGCAGGCGCAGGGCGGCAAAGCCCCGGTGCAACGCCTGGCCGACCGCGTCTCGGGGGTGTTCGTACCGGCCGTAGTGGGTATCGCGGCCGCGACCTTTGCCGGCTGGACGCTGCTGGCCGCCAACCCGGTCGCCGGCATGACCGCCGCGATCGCGGTGCTGATCATCGCCTGCCCATGCGCGCTGGGCCTGGCCACCCCGACGGCCATCATGGTCGGCACCGGCCGCGGCGCGGACCTGGGGATCCTGGTCAAGGGCGGCGAGGTGCTGGAGGCCTCGCAAAAGATCGACACCGTCGTCTTCGACAAGACCGGCACCCTCACCCGCGCCCAGATGCGGCTCACCGATGTGGTGGCCGACGAGAGTGCCCACCGCGAGTTGGTGCTGCAGCTTGCCGCAGCCGTGGAATCCGGTTCCGAACACCCCATCGGCGCGGCGATCGTCGCCGGTGCGCGTGAGCGGGCGCTGCCGATTCCGGCCGCGACCGAATTCGCCAACCTGGCCGGACACGGGGTGCGGGCCGATGTCGACGGGAAGCCCGTGCTGGTCGGTCGACACAAGCTCGTCGTCGAGCACGATTTGCAGCTGTCCGACCGCCTCGCCGCCGCGGCGGCCGAACTCGAAGAGCAGGGCCGCACCGCGGTGTTTGTCGGCCGGGGGGACCGGGTCGTCGGGGTGGTGGCGGTGGCCGACACGGTGAAGGACGACGCCGCCGAGGTGGTCCGCCAGCTGCATGCGATGGGACTGCAGGTCGCGATGATCACCGGCGACAACACCCGTACCGCCGCGGCGATCGCCGCCCAGGTGGGCATCGACCGGGTGTTGGCCGAGGTGTTGCCGCAGGACAAAGTCACCGAGGTGCGCCGGCTCCAAGACGAGGGCCGGGTGGTCGCCATGGTCGGCGACGGCGTCAACGACGCTCCCGCGCTGGCGCAGGCCGATCTGGGCATCGCGATCGGCACGGGCACCGACGTGGCCATCGAGGCTTCCGACATCACCTTGATGTCCGGCCGGCTCGACGGCGTCGTGCTGGCGATCCAGCTCTCCCGGCGCACCCTGCGCACGATCTACCAGAACCTCGGTTTCGCGTTCGGCTACAACACCGCCGCGATACCGCTCGCCGCGCTGGGCATGCTCAACCCCGTCGTGGCGGGCGCGGCGATGGGCCTCTCCTCGGTCAGCGTGGTGACCAACTCCCTGCGGCTGCGCCGCTTCGACCGGCTACCCGCAGCCCCGAAGGAAATCCCGGCACGATTGAACCCACCCGATGACCCGCCGCCGGGTTAG
- a CDS encoding DUF1490 family protein: MVSWHGLLAKSVPTLVTGVVGAAAYEVLRKTAVKVPLREATVATTAWGLRGLRTAERKAQQGSEQARLTLADVIAEAKERIGEDVSLSQVAGGCHDHDR; this comes from the coding sequence ATGGTTTCATGGCATGGGCTCTTGGCGAAATCCGTACCCACGTTGGTGACCGGCGTGGTAGGAGCGGCGGCTTATGAGGTGCTGCGTAAGACGGCGGTGAAGGTGCCGCTGCGGGAGGCGACGGTCGCCACCACGGCGTGGGGACTGCGTGGTCTGCGCACCGCAGAACGCAAAGCCCAGCAGGGCTCCGAGCAGGCTCGACTGACGCTGGCCGATGTGATTGCGGAGGCGAAAGAGCGTATCGGAGAAGATGTTTCACTGTCACAGGTAGCAGGCGGATGCCATGACCACGATCGCTGA
- a CDS encoding DUF5134 domain-containing protein, translating to MSAAVLNDSALRWAVAMIFGVSIVAEVYLFGTRDLRWTRAVDHLLHLSMSAAMIAMAWRIRPASHSLVPIVFFLLAAGWFVLVAGGRRCALGDRIANCYNATMMIAMAWMYTLINGSPAGHSDHSPDHMLAGSAPTHIAGGSMPAAQMPQTGAWIATANWIVTLGFAVAAMLWLWRYFGARRAGRSAGAGPLTELGLLSQAFAAVGTALMFGVMR from the coding sequence ATGTCTGCCGCCGTGCTGAACGACTCGGCACTGCGCTGGGCGGTCGCGATGATCTTCGGCGTCAGCATCGTAGCGGAGGTCTACCTCTTCGGCACCCGGGATCTTCGCTGGACCCGCGCAGTTGACCACCTGCTGCACCTGTCGATGTCGGCGGCCATGATCGCCATGGCCTGGCGGATCCGTCCAGCCTCCCACAGCCTGGTGCCGATTGTCTTCTTTCTCCTGGCGGCTGGCTGGTTCGTACTCGTGGCGGGCGGGCGACGCTGCGCCCTCGGCGACCGAATAGCCAACTGCTACAACGCCACGATGATGATCGCCATGGCATGGATGTACACGCTGATAAACGGCAGCCCGGCGGGCCACAGCGATCATTCACCAGACCACATGCTGGCGGGTTCGGCGCCGACACATATCGCCGGAGGGTCGATGCCCGCGGCGCAGATGCCGCAGACCGGAGCGTGGATCGCGACGGCGAACTGGATCGTGACCCTGGGGTTCGCGGTCGCCGCCATGCTCTGGCTATGGCGTTACTTCGGCGCGCGGCGAGCCGGCCGGTCGGCTGGCGCCGGCCCTCTTACCGAGTTGGGACTGCTGTCCCAGGCCTTCGCCGCTGTCGGCACAGCCCTGATGTTCGGCGTCATGCGGTAA
- a CDS encoding gamma-glutamylcyclotransferase, translated as MPLYAAYGSNMDPEQMLKRAPHSPMAGTGWLNGWRLTFGGEDLGWDGALATVVEDPDSRVFVVLYDMTPADEKNLDRWEGSEFGVHKKIRCRVERLSSDTTTDPVLAWLYVLDAWEGGLPSARYLGVMADAAEIAGAPADYVHDLRTRPARNIGPGTMT; from the coding sequence GTGCCGCTCTACGCCGCCTACGGGTCGAACATGGATCCCGAGCAGATGCTCAAGCGAGCACCCCACTCACCGATGGCCGGAACCGGCTGGCTGAACGGCTGGCGGCTGACCTTCGGCGGTGAGGACCTCGGCTGGGACGGGGCATTGGCCACCGTCGTCGAGGACCCGGATTCCAGGGTGTTCGTCGTGCTCTACGACATGACGCCCGCCGACGAGAAGAACCTGGATCGCTGGGAGGGCTCCGAGTTCGGCGTCCACAAGAAGATCCGATGCCGCGTGGAGCGGTTGTCGTCGGACACCACCACCGACCCGGTCCTGGCGTGGCTGTACGTGCTCGACGCCTGGGAAGGTGGGCTGCCGTCGGCACGGTATCTGGGGGTGATGGCCGACGCCGCCGAAATCGCCGGCGCTCCGGCCGATTATGTGCATGACCTGCGCACCCGTCCGGCCCGCAATATCGGTCCGGGGACGATGACCTGA
- a CDS encoding NAD(P)H-quinone dehydrogenase translates to MVTRIVIIGGGPAGYEAAIVAATAHPESVQVTVIDSDGIGGAAVLDDCVPSKTFIASTGLRTELRRAQRLGFDIDIDDAKISLPQIHARVKALAAEQSADITAQLLGMGVRVIAGRAELIDPTPGLARHRVKATHSDSGPDGPVSSEHDADVVLIATGASPRELPSARPDGERILTWRQLYDLEALPQHLIVVGSGVTGAEFVHAYTEFGVQVTVVASRDRVLPYEDADAALVLEESFAERGVRLVKNARAESVTRTDTGVLVTMTDGRTVDGSHALMTIGSVPNTGGLGLERVGIELGPGNYLTVDRVSRTSVPGIYAAGDCTGLLPLASVAAMQGRIAMYHALGEGVSPIRLRTVAATVFTRPEIAAVGVPQSAIDDGSVTARTIMLPLRTNARAKMSGLRQGFVKIFCRRTTGVVIGGVVVAPIASELILPIAVAVQNRITVNELAQTLAVYPSLSGSITEAARRLMAHDDLD, encoded by the coding sequence GTGGTGACTCGTATCGTGATCATCGGCGGCGGCCCGGCCGGCTACGAGGCCGCTATCGTCGCAGCCACCGCGCACCCCGAATCAGTCCAAGTCACCGTCATCGATTCCGACGGCATCGGTGGGGCCGCCGTGCTGGACGACTGTGTGCCGTCCAAGACATTCATCGCATCCACCGGCCTGCGCACCGAGCTGCGCCGAGCGCAGCGCCTGGGCTTCGACATCGACATCGACGACGCGAAAATCTCGCTGCCGCAGATCCATGCCCGGGTCAAGGCACTGGCCGCCGAGCAGTCGGCCGACATCACCGCCCAACTGCTGGGCATGGGCGTGCGCGTGATCGCCGGCCGGGCCGAACTGATCGACCCCACCCCGGGCCTGGCCCGCCATCGGGTCAAGGCGACCCATTCCGATTCGGGGCCGGACGGCCCCGTCAGCAGCGAGCACGACGCCGACGTGGTGCTGATCGCCACCGGGGCCAGCCCGCGGGAACTGCCCTCGGCCCGGCCGGACGGTGAACGCATCTTGACCTGGCGTCAGCTCTACGACCTGGAGGCGCTGCCGCAGCACCTGATCGTGGTGGGCTCGGGAGTCACCGGCGCGGAGTTCGTCCACGCCTACACCGAGTTCGGTGTGCAGGTCACCGTGGTGGCCAGCCGGGACCGGGTGCTGCCGTACGAGGACGCCGACGCGGCGCTGGTCCTGGAGGAGTCGTTCGCCGAACGCGGAGTCCGGCTGGTCAAGAACGCCCGGGCCGAATCGGTGACCCGTACCGACACCGGCGTATTGGTCACCATGACCGACGGCCGCACCGTCGACGGCAGCCACGCCCTGATGACCATCGGGTCGGTGCCCAACACCGGCGGCCTGGGCCTGGAACGGGTCGGCATCGAACTGGGGCCCGGCAATTACCTGACCGTGGACCGGGTGTCGCGGACGTCGGTGCCCGGCATCTATGCCGCCGGCGACTGCACCGGCCTGCTGCCGCTGGCCTCGGTCGCCGCCATGCAGGGCCGGATCGCGATGTATCACGCGCTGGGCGAAGGCGTCAGCCCGATTCGGTTGCGTACGGTGGCGGCGACGGTGTTCACCAGGCCCGAGATCGCCGCGGTTGGCGTGCCGCAGTCGGCGATCGATGACGGGTCGGTGACCGCGCGGACCATCATGCTGCCGTTGCGGACCAACGCCCGGGCGAAGATGTCGGGTTTGCGGCAAGGCTTCGTGAAGATCTTCTGCCGGCGCACCACCGGCGTGGTGATCGGCGGCGTGGTGGTGGCACCGATCGCCTCGGAGCTGATCCTGCCGATCGCGGTGGCCGTGCAGAACCGCATCACGGTCAACGAGCTGGCGCAGACGCTGGCCGTGTACCCGTCGTTGTCGGGCTCGATCACCGAGGCCGCTCGCCGCCTGATGGCCCACGACGATCTCGACTGA
- a CDS encoding glycerol-3-phosphate dehydrogenase/oxidase — MSNPISEPQSEQPAGTLGPQQRASAWERLGAEQFDVVVIGGGVVGSGCALDAATRGLKVALVEARDLASGTSSRSSKMFHGGLRYLEQLEFGLVREALFERELSLTRLAPHLVKPLPFLFPLTKRWWERPYIAAGIFLYDRLGGAKSVPAQKHLTRAGALRLCPGLKRTSLIGGIRYYDTVVDDARHTMTVARTAAQYGAVVRCSTQVVALLREGDRVTGVRVRDSEDGSIKEVRGHVVVNATGVWTDEIQALSKQRGRFQVRASKGVHVVVPRDRIVSDVAMILRTEKSVMFIIPWGSHWIIGTTDTDWNLDLAHPAATKVDIDYILGTVNTVLATPLTHADIDGVYAGLRPLLAGESEETSKLSREHAVAVPAAGLVAIAGGKYTTYRVMAADAIDTAVQFIPARVAPSITQKVSLLGADGYFALVNQVEHVGAMHGLHPYRVRHLLDRYGSLINEVLALAADDPGLLSPIKEAPGYLRVEALYAVTAEAALHLEDVLARRMRISIEYPHRGVDCAREVADIIAPVLGWSAADIEREVANYKARVEAEVLSQAQPDDVSADMLRASAPEARAEILEPVPLN; from the coding sequence GTGAGCAACCCAATCAGCGAACCGCAGAGCGAGCAGCCCGCTGGGACGCTGGGACCGCAGCAACGCGCGTCGGCCTGGGAGCGGCTCGGTGCCGAGCAATTCGACGTGGTCGTCATCGGCGGCGGCGTCGTGGGTTCCGGTTGCGCGCTGGATGCTGCCACCCGCGGTCTCAAGGTGGCCTTGGTGGAGGCCCGTGACTTGGCCTCCGGCACGTCGAGCCGATCGTCGAAGATGTTCCACGGCGGACTGCGTTACCTCGAGCAGTTGGAATTCGGCCTGGTGCGCGAGGCGCTCTTCGAGCGTGAGCTGTCGCTGACCCGGTTGGCGCCGCACCTGGTCAAGCCGCTGCCGTTCCTGTTTCCGCTGACCAAACGGTGGTGGGAACGTCCCTACATCGCCGCGGGAATCTTCCTCTACGACCGGCTGGGCGGCGCCAAATCGGTTCCGGCGCAAAAGCATCTGACCCGGGCCGGGGCACTGCGGTTGTGCCCGGGGTTGAAGCGGACCTCCCTGATCGGCGGTATCCGCTACTACGACACCGTCGTCGATGATGCCCGCCACACCATGACGGTCGCGCGCACCGCGGCCCAGTACGGCGCAGTCGTGCGCTGCTCCACTCAGGTGGTGGCGCTGCTGCGCGAGGGCGACCGGGTGACCGGCGTGCGGGTTCGCGACTCCGAGGACGGTTCGATCAAGGAGGTCCGCGGCCACGTCGTGGTCAACGCCACCGGGGTCTGGACCGACGAGATCCAGGCGTTGTCCAAGCAGCGCGGACGTTTTCAGGTGCGCGCGTCCAAGGGTGTGCACGTGGTGGTCCCGCGGGACCGGATTGTCAGCGACGTGGCGATGATCCTGCGCACCGAGAAGTCGGTCATGTTCATCATCCCGTGGGGCAGCCACTGGATCATCGGGACCACCGACACCGACTGGAATCTTGACCTGGCCCATCCGGCGGCCACCAAGGTCGACATCGATTACATCCTGGGCACCGTCAACACCGTGCTGGCCACCCCGTTGACGCACGCCGACATCGACGGCGTGTACGCCGGGCTGCGTCCACTGCTTGCCGGGGAAAGCGAGGAAACCTCGAAGCTGTCCCGGGAGCACGCCGTGGCAGTGCCGGCAGCGGGACTGGTAGCCATTGCCGGCGGCAAGTACACCACCTACCGGGTGATGGCCGCCGACGCGATCGACACTGCCGTGCAGTTCATTCCGGCCCGGGTCGCGCCGTCGATCACCCAGAAGGTGAGCCTGCTCGGAGCCGACGGCTACTTCGCGCTGGTCAACCAGGTCGAACACGTCGGCGCGATGCACGGTCTGCACCCGTACCGGGTGCGTCATCTGCTGGATCGCTACGGTTCGCTGATCAACGAGGTGCTGGCGTTGGCGGCCGACGACCCCGGCCTGCTCAGCCCGATCAAAGAGGCGCCCGGCTACCTGCGAGTCGAAGCCCTCTACGCCGTCACCGCCGAGGCGGCCCTGCATCTCGAGGACGTGCTGGCCCGGCGGATGCGGATCTCCATCGAATATCCGCACCGCGGTGTGGACTGCGCCCGGGAGGTGGCCGACATCATCGCACCGGTACTGGGCTGGTCCGCCGCGGACATCGAGCGTGAGGTCGCCAACTACAAGGCCCGAGTGGAAGCCGAGGTGCTCTCGCAAGCGCAGCCCGACGACGTGTCGGCGGACATGTTGCGGGCCAGCGCACCCGAAGCGCGGGCCGAGATCCTCGAACCGGTGCCACTCAATTGA